One segment of Nostoc flagelliforme CCNUN1 DNA contains the following:
- a CDS encoding AAA family ATPase, whose protein sequence is MSETHPILIRLGQGLNQVIVGQSSLIQQLLVALLAGGHVILEGVPGTGKTLLVKVLAQLIQGEFRRIQLTPDVLPSDITGTNIFDLNSRNFTLKKGPIFTEVMLADEINRTPPKTQAALLEAMEEMQVTLDGESLPLPDLFWVIATQNPLEFEGTYPLPEAQLDRFLFKLVVDYPDQAAEKQMLLNRQAGFTARRLDISRLKPIATVADILQARQAVKEVKVSEAIVDYLLALVRTSRQYPDLTLGASPRAAGAWLQTSQALAWLAGRDFVTPDDVKAVASPLLRHRLILKPEAMLDGLQMDAVIASVINQVPVPR, encoded by the coding sequence ATGAGCGAAACTCATCCTATCTTAATTCGCCTTGGTCAAGGTCTTAATCAAGTAATTGTCGGGCAATCGAGCCTAATACAACAACTTTTAGTAGCACTACTAGCGGGTGGGCATGTAATTTTAGAAGGAGTACCGGGAACTGGTAAAACTCTGCTAGTAAAAGTATTAGCGCAGTTAATCCAAGGGGAGTTTCGCCGGATTCAATTAACACCAGATGTTTTACCTTCAGATATTACTGGTACAAATATTTTTGACTTGAATAGCCGCAATTTCACTTTAAAAAAAGGGCCAATATTTACCGAAGTGATGCTAGCAGACGAAATCAACCGTACTCCTCCTAAGACACAAGCGGCGCTGCTGGAAGCAATGGAAGAGATGCAGGTAACATTGGATGGTGAAAGTCTGCCCTTACCAGATTTATTTTGGGTGATTGCAACCCAAAATCCCCTAGAATTTGAGGGGACTTATCCCTTGCCAGAGGCGCAGTTGGACAGATTTTTATTTAAGCTGGTGGTAGATTACCCTGATCAAGCTGCTGAAAAGCAAATGTTATTGAATCGTCAGGCGGGTTTTACAGCACGGCGTTTGGATATTAGCCGTTTGAAACCAATCGCAACAGTAGCCGACATTTTGCAAGCACGACAAGCAGTCAAAGAGGTTAAAGTATCAGAAGCGATTGTTGATTATTTATTGGCGTTGGTGAGAACATCGCGTCAATATCCTGATTTAACTTTGGGTGCATCCCCTCGCGCTGCCGGTGCTTGGTTGCAGACATCTCAAGCCTTAGCGTGGTTGGCTGGAAGAGATTTTGTCACACCAGATGATGTTAAAGCAGTTGCATCGCCACTGCTACGTCATCGCCTCATTTTGAAACCAGAAGCGATGCTGGATGGTTTACAAATGGATGCGGTAATTGCGTCGGTAATTAATCAAGTACCAGTTCCCAGGTGA
- the purH gene encoding bifunctional phosphoribosylaminoimidazolecarboxamide formyltransferase/IMP cyclohydrolase yields the protein MARLALLSVSNKTGLIDLARSLVEEFDFDLISSGGTAQALKDAGLPVTKVADYTGSPEILGGRVKTLHPRIHGGILARRDVPQDITDLENNQIRPIDLVVVNLYPFEETIAKSGVTLAEAVEQIDIGGPAMLRASSKNFAHLAVLCDPVQYDEYLQELRQNNGEASLEFRQKAALKGFSHTASYDQAIASYLAEAQQYTLNGTQLQSLRYGENPHQPATWYQTGTTPTGWTSATKLQGKELSYNNLVDLEAARRIIAEFTDTPAATIIKHTNPCGTALGSTISEAYEKAFNADSTSAFGGIVALNRPIDAATASELTKTFLECVVAPSCDAEAQEILAKKSNVRVLTLPDLSSGPKDTVKAIAGGFLVQASDDVIADTSQWQIVTERQPSESELAELLFAWKVCKHVKSNAIVVTSDRTTLGVGAGQMNRVGSVKIALEQAGEKAKGATLASDGFFPFDDSVKTAAAAGITAIVQPGGSVRDKDSIIAANELGLVMVLTGVRHFLH from the coding sequence ATGGCGCGTCTAGCCCTGCTGAGTGTATCTAACAAAACTGGTTTAATTGACCTTGCCCGTAGCTTGGTTGAAGAATTTGACTTTGATTTAATCAGCAGTGGGGGAACAGCCCAAGCACTCAAAGATGCGGGACTCCCTGTCACGAAAGTTGCAGATTATACAGGCTCACCAGAAATTTTAGGTGGTCGAGTCAAAACCCTGCATCCGCGAATTCATGGCGGAATTTTAGCGCGGCGAGATGTTCCCCAAGATATTACAGATTTAGAAAATAACCAAATTCGCCCGATTGATTTAGTGGTGGTGAATTTATATCCTTTTGAGGAAACGATCGCTAAATCAGGGGTAACATTAGCTGAAGCTGTTGAACAAATTGATATTGGTGGGCCTGCTATGCTGCGGGCATCATCGAAAAACTTTGCCCATCTCGCTGTATTATGCGATCCAGTACAGTATGACGAGTATTTGCAAGAATTGCGGCAAAATAATGGGGAAGCTTCCCTAGAGTTTCGGCAAAAGGCTGCTTTAAAAGGATTTTCGCACACTGCTAGTTACGATCAAGCGATCGCATCTTATCTCGCTGAAGCACAGCAGTACACTCTTAACGGTACACAATTGCAATCTCTGCGTTACGGTGAAAATCCACATCAACCCGCTACCTGGTATCAAACTGGTACTACCCCAACGGGATGGACATCTGCGACAAAACTGCAAGGCAAAGAACTTAGTTACAATAACTTAGTTGATTTAGAAGCTGCACGCCGAATTATTGCTGAGTTCACTGATACTCCAGCCGCAACGATTATCAAACATACAAATCCCTGTGGTACGGCATTGGGAAGCACTATTTCAGAAGCGTATGAAAAAGCTTTTAATGCTGATTCTACTTCTGCTTTTGGTGGAATTGTCGCACTCAACCGTCCGATTGATGCGGCTACGGCTAGCGAGTTAACTAAAACATTTTTAGAATGTGTGGTTGCACCAAGTTGTGATGCAGAAGCTCAAGAAATCCTGGCTAAGAAATCTAACGTGCGGGTTTTGACTCTACCAGATTTGAGCAGTGGCCCTAAGGATACAGTGAAAGCGATCGCAGGTGGTTTCCTTGTCCAAGCTAGCGATGACGTGATTGCTGATACCAGTCAATGGCAAATAGTCACCGAACGTCAACCTAGCGAGAGCGAATTAGCCGAATTGCTGTTTGCTTGGAAAGTTTGCAAACATGTTAAATCTAATGCCATTGTTGTGACAAGCGATCGCACTACACTAGGAGTAGGTGCTGGTCAAATGAACCGCGTCGGCTCGGTTAAAATTGCCCTAGAACAAGCTGGAGAAAAAGCCAAAGGTGCAACTCTCGCCAGCGATGGATTTTTCCCCTTCGATGATTCTGTGAAAACAGCCGCAGCAGCAGGAATTACAGCCATTGTCCAACCAGGGGGAAGTGTACGCGATAAAGATTCTATCATTGCTGCTAACGAACTGGGTTTGGTGATGGTATTAACTGGTGTACGTCACTTTTTACACTAA
- a CDS encoding lipoate--protein ligase family protein — translation MHTNQVWRLIPLLEADGNVQMAIDRWLLEQHYSGKHPPTLRFYTWSPPAISLGYHQRQYPEHWQHLTWQGQKLDLVRRPTGGRAVLHQGDLTYAVVTSGLTGSRLQVYEKICEFLIQGWRSLGVELHYGTEGRGYIHNPNCFGTATSADLVLPDSTKLIGSAQLRRGGVILQHGSIRLKPDAELFDQVFGAESFTTLQLPQNLSVENMIAALVAAASNCFDMQIELKPLSPSEWEEILAKPISEAGSQVI, via the coding sequence ATGCATACTAATCAGGTTTGGCGACTAATTCCTTTGCTAGAGGCAGACGGCAATGTGCAGATGGCGATTGACCGATGGTTGCTAGAACAGCACTATTCGGGAAAGCACCCGCCAACTCTGCGCTTTTATACCTGGTCGCCACCTGCCATTTCTCTCGGCTATCATCAACGCCAATATCCTGAACATTGGCAACATTTAACTTGGCAAGGGCAAAAACTGGATTTAGTGCGGCGTCCCACCGGTGGACGAGCGGTGTTACACCAAGGTGATTTAACTTACGCTGTAGTCACATCTGGACTTACGGGTAGTCGCCTCCAGGTGTACGAAAAAATTTGCGAGTTTTTGATTCAAGGGTGGCGATCGCTCGGCGTAGAATTACATTACGGTACAGAAGGGCGAGGTTACATTCACAACCCTAATTGTTTTGGTACTGCTACCAGTGCAGATTTAGTTTTGCCAGATAGTACCAAACTCATTGGTAGCGCTCAACTGCGACGTGGAGGGGTAATTTTGCAACATGGTTCCATCCGTTTGAAACCCGATGCTGAACTGTTCGATCAAGTATTTGGTGCAGAATCTTTTACGACTTTACAACTGCCTCAAAATCTGAGTGTAGAAAATATGATTGCAGCTTTAGTTGCCGCAGCTAGTAATTGTTTTGATATGCAAATAGAGTTGAAACCACTCTCGCCATCTGAGTGGGAGGAAATTTTAGCGAAACCGATTTCAGAGGCTGGTTCTCAGGTTATTTGA
- a CDS encoding calcium-binding protein, whose translation MGTNSADTINGNGNDSFDQDNDSLTGGGGKDKFVYNLNYYSSSNTDTITDFGGVGQGITPSAAVIAEVDTIQFQGYYFTPQNLLLAQKGSNLEITFEGQAGAKVILQNFKLENLNNLPAISSRPAIGNILFNGQTSITDSFDVFNANSTQTNLFNKNTVTFLNDLGNNITGLDNSNDVVNGQAGNDKIDGLSGNDLLRGGTGNDTLIGGEGDDSLNGGEGDDSLNGGEGDDSLNGGEGNDLLSGDAGNDTLLGGTDNDTLLGGSGDDRLDVGSSNLDFFVGGNQLLSGDDGNDTLSASGYESRNGNNNYSSGNNTLNGGVGDDYLIVNFSKANNLLNGGDGNDTFFKNYSGNDTIDGGKGDDLLSYDTSDDSYYITEGITSTFNTTTNIGSITVGTNRVSYKNIERLDIAGTEYDDLIVGSNGNDTLDPGYSGNDTIDGGKGDDLLSYTTVNSSEGITSSFDATTNTGLITDGTRLVSYKNIERLNITGVFGDDLIVGSNGNDTLDPGYSGNDTVDGGTGDDLLKFVSYVSEGITSTFNAATKTGSITAGTNQVSYKNIERLEITGTQYDDYIVGSNGNDTFFTSDNGDDTIDGGSGDDLLSYTPNTTQGITSAFDVTTNTGLITTGRDRVSYKNIERLQIAGTNGNDNIVGSNGNDTIIGNYTFYVGYRELYAVDVIRGNDTIDGGKGDDLLIVNDSGDTEGEEITSTFNAIANTGSITAGTNQVSYKNIERLEITGTQYDDFIVGGNGNDTLNGGDGNDTLIGGNGNDSLIGGSGTDTFAFNSFNEGIDGIYDFNATNELIQVSAAGFGGGLSPRLLNTNQFTIGASATTNTQRFIYNSATGALFFDQDGSAIAFTQVQFGQLSSGLSLTKNNFVVV comes from the coding sequence CTGGGCACTAACAGCGCAGATACGATTAATGGTAATGGTAACGACTCATTTGATCAGGACAACGATAGTCTGACTGGTGGCGGTGGCAAGGATAAATTTGTCTACAATTTAAACTATTACTCTAGTAGCAACACCGATACTATTACTGATTTCGGTGGCGTAGGTCAAGGCATAACTCCCTCAGCAGCAGTCATTGCCGAAGTGGATACCATCCAATTCCAAGGCTATTATTTTACTCCCCAAAATCTGCTGCTTGCTCAGAAGGGCAGCAATCTGGAAATCACCTTTGAAGGGCAGGCTGGTGCAAAAGTCATCCTTCAAAACTTCAAATTAGAAAACCTGAATAATCTGCCAGCAATTTCTTCACGACCTGCTATTGGCAATATCCTGTTTAATGGGCAAACCAGCATCACCGATAGTTTTGATGTGTTTAATGCCAACTCCACTCAAACTAACCTGTTCAACAAGAACACAGTGACATTCCTCAATGACCTTGGCAACAACATTACAGGTTTAGACAACTCAAATGATGTGGTGAATGGTCAGGCGGGTAATGACAAAATCGATGGTTTGAGTGGTAACGATCTGCTACGCGGTGGTACGGGCAATGATACTCTCATTGGTGGTGAAGGGGATGACTCCCTCAACGGTGGTGAAGGGGATGACTCCCTCAACGGTGGTGAAGGGGATGACTCCCTCAACGGTGGTGAAGGGAATGACCTGTTGTCGGGTGATGCGGGCAATGACACCCTTCTTGGTGGTACGGACAATGATACCCTTCTTGGTGGTAGTGGTGACGATCGCTTGGATGTTGGTTCTTCAAATCTTGATTTTTTTGTAGGAGGCAATCAGCTGCTCTCTGGGGATGATGGTAACGATACTCTCTCTGCTTCAGGCTACGAAAGCCGCAACGGGAACAACAATTACTCCTCTGGTAACAACACCCTCAACGGTGGCGTCGGTGACGATTACTTGATTGTTAACTTTTCAAAAGCCAATAACCTGCTGAATGGTGGTGACGGCAACGATACGTTCTTCAAGAACTACAGTGGCAATGATACGATAGATGGAGGTAAAGGTGACGATTTGCTGTCCTATGACACCAGTGACGATTCCTACTACATTACCGAGGGAATCACTTCGACTTTTAATACTACTACTAACATTGGCTCAATTACGGTAGGCACGAACCGGGTTAGCTACAAGAATATAGAGCGATTAGATATCGCAGGTACAGAGTACGATGACTTGATTGTGGGAAGCAACGGCAACGATACGCTCGACCCGGGCTATAGTGGCAATGATACGATAGATGGGGGCAAAGGTGACGATTTGTTGTCTTATACTACCGTCAATAGTAGCGAGGGAATCACTTCAAGTTTCGATGCTACCACTAATACTGGCTTAATTACGGACGGTACGAGACTAGTTAGTTACAAAAATATCGAACGATTAAATATCACAGGTGTATTCGGCGATGACTTGATTGTGGGGAGCAACGGGAACGATACGCTCGACCCAGGCTATAGTGGCAATGATACGGTAGATGGGGGAACAGGTGACGATTTGTTGAAGTTTGTTAGCTATGTTAGCGAGGGAATCACTTCGACATTCAATGCTGCTACTAAAACTGGCTCAATTACGGCTGGCACGAATCAGGTTAGCTACAAGAATATCGAACGATTAGAGATCACAGGTACACAGTACGATGACTATATAGTGGGGAGCAATGGCAATGATACGTTCTTCACGTCCGATAATGGCGATGACACGATAGATGGGGGCAGTGGTGACGATTTGTTGTCCTATACCCCCAATACTACCCAGGGAATAACTTCAGCTTTCGATGTTACCACTAATACTGGCTTAATTACGACAGGCAGGGATCGGGTTAGCTACAAGAATATCGAACGATTACAGATCGCAGGTACAAACGGCAATGACAATATTGTGGGGAGCAATGGCAACGATACGATAATAGGAAACTATACTTTCTATGTCGGGTATCGTGAACTTTATGCTGTTGATGTTATTCGTGGCAATGACACAATAGATGGGGGCAAAGGTGACGATTTGTTGATTGTCAATGATAGCGGTGATACCGAGGGCGAGGAAATCACTTCGACGTTCAATGCTATCGCTAACACAGGCTCAATTACGGCTGGCACAAATCAGGTTAGCTACAAGAATATCGAACGATTAGAGATCACAGGTACACAATACGATGACTTCATTGTAGGGGGCAATGGAAATGATACCCTCAACGGTGGTGATGGCAATGATACCCTCATAGGTGGCAACGGTAATGATAGCCTAATTGGAGGATCTGGTACTGATACCTTTGCTTTCAATAGTTTCAATGAAGGCATTGATGGAATTTATGACTTCAACGCGACTAATGAACTCATTCAGGTATCGGCTGCTGGTTTTGGTGGCGGATTATCACCACGTTTACTTAATACAAATCAGTTTACCATCGGAGCATCTGCAACCACTAACACTCAGCGATTTATTTACAACAGCGCTACAGGTGCATTGTTCTTTGACCAAGATGGCAGTGCGATCGCCTTTACTCAGGTACAATTTGGACAACTTTCGAGTGGGTTGTCACTAACCAAAAACAATTTTGTGGTTGTTTAA
- a CDS encoding HD domain-containing protein — protein MQINRLTQQIQFIIEIDQLKQVMRQTLLTDGSRRENSAEHSWHLAVMASVLAEYAPEGVDIFHAIKMLLIHDLVEIDAGDTFCYDVQGNDSKAAREAQAALRLFGLLPADQARELRLLWDEFKAGETPTAKFAAALDRIQPLLHNQQNGGGTFRIHGIRRDQVMKRVAPVETGAPELWPFVLQLIDDFVTAGYLKDDTALITQDFRAENY, from the coding sequence GTGCAAATTAATCGGCTGACTCAACAAATTCAGTTCATCATCGAGATTGACCAATTGAAACAGGTGATGCGCCAAACCCTACTCACTGATGGGTCACGTCGAGAAAATAGTGCAGAACATTCTTGGCATTTAGCGGTGATGGCAAGTGTGTTAGCAGAATATGCCCCGGAGGGTGTTGATATATTTCATGCCATCAAAATGCTGCTAATTCACGATTTGGTAGAAATTGATGCAGGTGACACCTTCTGCTACGATGTGCAGGGTAATGACAGCAAAGCAGCAAGAGAAGCACAAGCAGCGTTACGCTTATTTGGACTTTTGCCAGCAGATCAAGCTAGGGAGTTGCGTTTACTCTGGGATGAGTTTAAAGCAGGGGAAACACCCACCGCCAAGTTTGCCGCAGCCCTAGATCGTATACAGCCTTTGCTCCATAATCAGCAAAATGGGGGTGGAACTTTCCGTATTCATGGCATTAGGCGCGATCAGGTGATGAAACGGGTAGCGCCAGTAGAAACAGGTGCGCCGGAACTGTGGCCGTTTGTCTTGCAATTAATTGATGATTTTGTGACAGCAGGGTATTTGAAAGATGATACTGCGCTAATTACTCAGGATTTTCGCGCTGAAAATTATTAG
- a CDS encoding Panacea domain-containing protein, with translation MLMLIQFRFHPEKAVEAAAVLLKLHGKPMKYLGLLKMLYIADRLALKRMEQPITGDHYVSMDYGPVLSGVYDLIKGKPVDDALPLWSKFISPRNENHVTLLHDPGDEDLCEEEEEIIQQVYETFGHLDPIEVAEWTHDLPEWKNPHGSAIPILVEDILKNVGKSDEQIGEIQQEAIREAYLDGVLNG, from the coding sequence ATGCTTATGCTAATCCAGTTTCGGTTTCATCCTGAAAAAGCCGTTGAAGCCGCAGCGGTACTCTTAAAGCTGCACGGTAAGCCTATGAAGTATTTAGGCTTACTTAAGATGCTTTACATAGCTGACCGTCTTGCATTGAAACGCATGGAGCAACCAATTACTGGCGATCATTATGTTTCGATGGATTACGGCCCTGTCCTGAGCGGCGTTTATGATCTAATCAAGGGTAAGCCCGTTGATGATGCCTTACCTCTCTGGTCTAAGTTCATTTCTCCTCGTAATGAAAATCATGTTACCTTGTTGCATGATCCAGGAGACGAAGACCTTTGCGAAGAGGAGGAGGAAATCATTCAGCAGGTTTATGAAACTTTTGGGCATCTTGACCCAATTGAAGTTGCTGAGTGGACTCATGACCTTCCAGAGTGGAAAAACCCTCATGGCTCTGCCATTCCGATTTTGGTAGAGGATATTCTCAAAAATGTGGGCAAGAGTGACGAGCAAATCGGGGAAATTCAGCAAGAAGCCATTCGGGAAGCATATCTAGATGGGGTTTTGAATGGTTAG
- a CDS encoding alpha/beta hydrolase has translation MTVKRDSQPPTGLIVTLHGWGANAEDVASLLPLLNLPDYQFVLPNAPYPYPYSPVGRAWYDLRVENMYQGLAESRQLLIDFLQSLESTTGVPLSRTILSGFSQGGAMTLDVGSKLPLAGLAVMSGYLHPDAVTADQKGIPPTLICHGRYDEVVPLQAALKARESLKSLKVGVEYHEFDMGHEINPQTLEVLRNFVVNTIA, from the coding sequence ATCACCGTTAAGAGAGATTCTCAACCCCCCACAGGCTTAATTGTCACTTTGCATGGTTGGGGTGCTAATGCTGAAGATGTAGCATCTTTGTTACCCTTGCTCAACTTACCTGATTATCAATTTGTATTACCCAACGCACCTTATCCTTATCCCTATTCTCCAGTAGGCAGGGCATGGTATGACCTGCGAGTGGAGAATATGTATCAAGGATTGGCAGAAAGTCGGCAACTGCTAATAGATTTTTTGCAATCTTTAGAAAGTACCACTGGCGTACCTTTGTCACGCACCATTTTAAGTGGATTTTCTCAAGGCGGGGCAATGACTTTAGATGTCGGCTCAAAATTGCCCCTAGCAGGTTTAGCTGTCATGAGTGGGTATTTACATCCTGATGCAGTAACCGCAGATCAAAAAGGGATTCCGCCGACTTTAATCTGCCACGGGAGATATGATGAAGTTGTTCCCCTGCAAGCTGCTTTGAAGGCACGAGAAAGCCTCAAGTCTCTAAAAGTGGGGGTAGAATACCACGAATTTGATATGGGGCATGAAATAAATCCACAAACGTTAGAGGTGCTACGAAATTTCGTTGTAAATACAATTGCTTAG
- a CDS encoding DUF4350 domain-containing protein: MKRSNRLAWMGAIALAVIVLLSLFAAPNNTKISTGSTYNRASDGYGAWYAFMQQQGISIKRWQKPFSDIQPDNNPVTFLQVSGDPRQTTLDSQEREWVEKGNTLVILGAGARVTEAEFSTMQKSPQGDIKIDTRRRYKKANSKQVNLGDRFGAIVWEQNYKKGKVIFSTTPYLAANAYQDYLSNFKYLANLVTEKSNTVFVDEYIHGYKDADVRKKESEADLSSFFAKTPVFLILLQVGILLLVLIWAQNRRFGKPVALDTPVVDNSEAYIQALAGVLQKADTTDFVVEMVGKQEQLQLQKALGLGQVPLEREALINFWIQKTGASAAELDAVLKLQSRKQPISERELLSWLGKWRTIRLIRNS; the protein is encoded by the coding sequence ATGAAACGTTCAAATCGCCTTGCTTGGATGGGAGCGATCGCACTCGCTGTGATCGTTTTACTTAGTTTGTTTGCGGCTCCCAATAATACTAAAATTAGCACTGGATCTACTTATAACCGCGCCTCCGATGGCTATGGTGCTTGGTATGCTTTTATGCAACAGCAGGGAATATCTATCAAGCGCTGGCAAAAGCCTTTTAGTGATATTCAGCCAGATAACAACCCTGTTACCTTCTTACAGGTAAGCGGCGATCCAAGGCAGACGACACTGGATAGTCAAGAGCGTGAATGGGTAGAAAAAGGGAATACTTTAGTAATTTTGGGTGCGGGGGCGCGGGTTACAGAAGCGGAATTTAGCACTATGCAAAAATCTCCCCAAGGTGATATTAAAATTGATACACGTAGACGATATAAAAAAGCTAACTCTAAGCAAGTTAATTTAGGCGATCGCTTTGGTGCTATTGTCTGGGAACAAAATTACAAAAAGGGAAAGGTGATTTTTTCTACCACTCCTTATTTAGCCGCCAATGCCTACCAAGATTATTTAAGTAATTTCAAGTATTTAGCCAATTTGGTTACTGAAAAAAGTAACACAGTATTTGTCGATGAATACATCCACGGCTATAAAGATGCCGATGTCAGAAAGAAAGAAAGTGAAGCAGATTTATCTAGTTTTTTTGCTAAAACTCCCGTATTTCTAATATTGCTGCAAGTCGGTATCCTGCTATTAGTGTTAATTTGGGCGCAGAATCGCCGCTTTGGCAAGCCAGTAGCTTTAGATACACCAGTTGTAGATAACAGCGAAGCATACATCCAAGCTTTAGCCGGAGTCTTGCAGAAAGCTGATACCACCGACTTTGTTGTAGAGATGGTAGGTAAACAAGAACAACTACAACTCCAAAAAGCCTTGGGATTAGGGCAAGTACCTTTAGAACGTGAAGCGTTGATCAACTTCTGGATACAAAAAACAGGCGCAAGTGCAGCAGAACTAGATGCAGTTTTAAAGCTACAATCTCGCAAACAACCCATCAGTGAACGAGAACTGTTAAGCTGGTTGGGGAAATGGCGAACCATTAGATTAATTCGTAATTCGTAA
- a CDS encoding Uma2 family endonuclease encodes MVQSSNQRLTLEEFLALPEGDITYEFVNGQAVPKYKDNEMSPKFFHGSTTGALFTLLSTWAQAKGRVVIEWAIKLTRNQQDWMPVADLTYISHNRLPADWLLDEACPVAPELVIEIISPGQTFGEIAEKATDYLNAGVSRVWVVDTKARTVTVFAPSSLPITYRSHQIITDDLLLELEITPYAIFQRAGLP; translated from the coding sequence ATGGTTCAGTCTTCTAATCAACGCCTAACCCTAGAAGAATTTCTCGCACTTCCCGAAGGAGATATTACATACGAGTTTGTTAACGGTCAAGCTGTACCCAAATATAAAGATAATGAAATGTCACCAAAATTTTTTCATGGCTCGACTACTGGTGCTTTATTTACACTATTGTCTACATGGGCACAAGCAAAAGGTCGAGTTGTGATTGAATGGGCAATTAAACTAACACGAAACCAACAAGATTGGATGCCTGTGGCCGATCTGACCTATATTTCTCATAACCGTCTTCCTGCTGATTGGCTATTAGACGAAGCTTGTCCCGTCGCACCTGAATTAGTCATCGAAATCATTTCACCTGGTCAAACTTTTGGTGAAATTGCCGAAAAAGCGACTGATTATCTAAATGCTGGTGTTTCTCGTGTTTGGGTAGTTGATACAAAAGCTAGAACTGTAACTGTATTTGCGCCATCTTCCTTGCCGATTACTTATCGATCTCATCAAATAATTACTGATGATTTGCTACTAGAATTGGAAATTACCCCTTACGCAATCTTTCAACGCGCTGGATTACCCTAA
- a CDS encoding YbjN domain-containing protein — protein MTSYQETIPSNESINELIAETASINHVEVIENVIDSLEQDDSAMVSHTPEGGYLWKFKYGSVQVFVQLNGTTDEDTITVWSTVLNLPAKDEPKLMRYLLELNCSSTFEARFGIIENRVVVISTRTLAELSPGEVSRLITIVATIADNNDEALQTEFGAT, from the coding sequence ATGACAAGCTACCAAGAAACCATACCTAGTAACGAATCCATTAATGAGCTAATCGCCGAGACGGCAAGCATTAATCATGTAGAGGTAATTGAGAATGTCATCGATTCCTTGGAACAAGATGACAGTGCGATGGTTAGCCACACTCCAGAGGGTGGTTATCTCTGGAAGTTTAAGTATGGAAGTGTGCAAGTATTTGTCCAACTCAACGGGACAACCGATGAAGACACCATCACGGTTTGGTCTACGGTGCTAAATTTACCTGCCAAAGATGAACCTAAGTTAATGCGGTATCTTTTGGAGTTAAACTGCTCTAGTACTTTTGAAGCGCGTTTCGGTATTATTGAAAACCGGGTGGTTGTGATATCAACACGCACCTTAGCTGAGTTATCTCCTGGCGAAGTATCTCGACTCATTACCATTGTGGCAACGATCGCTGATAATAACGATGAAGCTTTACAAACTGAATTTGGTGCAACTTAA
- a CDS encoding Type 1 glutamine amidotransferase-like domain-containing protein has product MITNSVTKQIIAMGGGGFSMEPENPLLDRYILGLCKKKRPKICFIPTASGDSDKYIVKFYSAFVQVLCQPSHLSLFNPFTSDFRSFVLEQDIIYVGGGNTKNLIALWKEWGLDHVLREAWESGVILSGLSAGSICWFEEGLTDSIPGNMTVLQCLGFLKGSNCPHYDGEPRRKPAYHQLLSEGLISSGYAVDDGVALHFVGEQLEKVVSSRPQPKAYCLERVDKTVKETILEPIYLGNN; this is encoded by the coding sequence ATGATTACAAATTCAGTTACTAAACAAATCATTGCAATGGGCGGTGGAGGCTTTTCAATGGAACCTGAAAACCCACTGCTGGATCGATATATCTTAGGATTATGCAAAAAGAAAAGACCGAAGATTTGCTTTATTCCTACAGCAAGTGGTGATTCTGACAAATATATTGTTAAATTCTACTCAGCTTTTGTGCAGGTTCTATGTCAGCCATCTCATTTGTCCTTGTTTAACCCATTTACATCGGACTTTAGGTCTTTTGTTCTTGAGCAGGACATTATTTATGTAGGAGGTGGAAACACTAAAAACCTAATTGCTCTTTGGAAAGAGTGGGGACTTGACCATGTTTTGAGAGAAGCTTGGGAAAGTGGCGTTATTCTTTCTGGCTTAAGCGCAGGCTCTATTTGTTGGTTTGAAGAGGGGCTGACAGACTCTATTCCTGGAAACATGACTGTATTACAGTGTCTTGGCTTTCTAAAAGGTAGTAACTGTCCTCATTACGACGGTGAGCCAAGAAGAAAACCTGCTTACCATCAACTTTTATCAGAAGGACTTATTAGCTCTGGATATGCTGTAGACGATGGGGTTGCTCTCCATTTTGTTGGAGAGCAATTGGAAAAAGTTGTGAGTTCACGTCCGCAACCCAAAGCTTATTGTTTAGAAAGAGTAGATAAGACAGTTAAAGAAACGATTTTAGAACCTATATACTTGGGAAATAACTAA